In Cryptomeria japonica chromosome 10, Sugi_1.0, whole genome shotgun sequence, a genomic segment contains:
- the LOC131076571 gene encoding auxin-responsive protein SAUR78, with amino-acid sequence MCSCRHIHMDCGVIAANRILLKKVTRKLRRGTMPVDVPYQQLSALRFKEDLEDEETQANAPHVSVVVGKERRVFKVDPQIVKDAFFRVLLDKGTMMEEDNFADGHRCMILLEQCDSILFEHILWLVYNDDPSIPSVNLEELIEFYAQDAP; translated from the coding sequence ATGTGTTCTTGTAGACATATACACATGGATTGTGGGGTTATTGCAGCTAACAGGATCCTTCTGAAGAAGGTGACAAGGAAATTGAGAAGAGGAACCATGCCTGTGGATGTGCCTTATCAACAGCTGTCAGCACTGAGATTCAAGGAAGATCTTGAGGATGAAGAAACTCAAGCCAATGCCCCCCATGTCAGTGTGGTGGTTGGAAAAGAAAGGAGAGTTTTTAAGGTGGATCCTCAGATTGTTAAAGATGCGTTTTTTAGGGTTTTGCTGGACAAGGGCACCATGATGGAGGAAGACAATTTTGCAGATGGGCACAGGTGCATGATATTGTTAGAGCAGTGTGACTCAATTCTGTTTGAGCACATCCTTTGGCTTGTGTATAATGATGATCCTTCAATTCCTAGCGTCAATCTAGAGGAGCTCATTGAATTCTATGCTCAAGATGCTCCTTGA